A stretch of Microbacterium sp. 4R-513 DNA encodes these proteins:
- a CDS encoding carbohydrate ABC transporter permease produces MTAVSPIPLAPHEKQTPEEEVGRPRRRRRRVIRGSRPGWIVYGVLGVFLLGSVFPYYWSFLIGSGDSSTIRDPNMSWLPGGNFLANAASVVNDPAVNFWLALWNSIWSSAVIALSVVFFSTLAGWAFAKLRFPGSRWLLVFVIATMAVPTQLGVVPLYILFADLGWTGQIGAIIVPALVTAFGVFWMTQYLQQAVPDELLEAARVDGASSFRTFWTVGMPAARPAAAMLGLFTFVTAWNNFFWPFIVLDRQNPTLPVALSLLQSNYFIDYSVVLAGVILATIPLLLLFVFAGRQLVSGIMAGAVKG; encoded by the coding sequence ATGACCGCCGTCAGCCCCATCCCCCTCGCCCCGCACGAGAAGCAGACACCGGAGGAGGAGGTCGGCCGCCCGCGCCGCCGCCGCCGGCGGGTCATCCGCGGCTCGCGCCCCGGCTGGATCGTCTACGGCGTTCTCGGGGTGTTCCTGCTCGGGTCGGTCTTCCCGTACTACTGGTCGTTCCTCATCGGGTCGGGCGACTCGTCGACGATCCGCGACCCCAACATGTCGTGGCTTCCGGGAGGCAACTTCCTCGCCAACGCCGCCTCGGTCGTCAACGACCCGGCCGTCAACTTCTGGCTCGCGCTCTGGAACTCCATCTGGAGCTCGGCGGTGATCGCCCTCTCGGTCGTCTTCTTCTCGACGCTCGCGGGCTGGGCCTTCGCGAAGCTGCGGTTCCCGGGCAGCCGGTGGCTCCTCGTCTTCGTCATCGCGACGATGGCGGTGCCGACGCAGCTCGGCGTCGTGCCGCTCTACATCCTCTTCGCCGACCTCGGCTGGACGGGCCAGATCGGTGCGATCATCGTGCCCGCCCTCGTGACGGCGTTCGGCGTGTTCTGGATGACCCAGTACCTGCAGCAGGCGGTGCCCGACGAGCTCCTCGAGGCCGCGCGCGTCGACGGCGCGAGCTCGTTCCGCACCTTCTGGACCGTCGGCATGCCCGCCGCGCGGCCCGCGGCGGCGATGCTGGGCCTCTTCACCTTCGTGACGGCGTGGAACAACTTCTTCTGGCCGTTCATCGTGCTGGACCGGCAGAACCCGACGCTCCCCGTCGCGCTGTCGCTCCTGCAGTCGAACTACTTCATCGACTATTCCGTCGTGCTCGCGGGCGTCATCCTCGCGACCATCCCGCTGCTCCTGCTGTTCGTCTTCGCCGGCCGGCAGCTCGTCAGTGGGATCATGGCTGGGGCAGTGAAGGGCTGA
- a CDS encoding VOC family protein encodes MSAASGDRLAADTAMGAVTLLVADLDLMTRYYRDAVTLEILSAEGDSVTLGRAGRAIVVLRHEPALRHAAPRSAGLFHTAILFETQEALAAALYSVATHAPGTFTGSADHLVSQAFYFTDPEGNGVELYWDRARTEWSWTHGQVEMATLYLDPNAYLQEHLTEQALSGSTARDAASVGHVHLSVGDVATARAFYVDALGFDTTASLGSTALFVSAGGYHHHMAMNVWNSRGAGPRMPALGLGRVDLALPDADSLGALEERLRHHGFAVRDDGRTLAFDDPWDNAILATAG; translated from the coding sequence ATGTCCGCGGCATCCGGCGATCGGCTCGCAGCCGACACGGCCATGGGCGCCGTGACCCTGCTCGTGGCCGACCTCGACCTCATGACGCGGTACTACCGCGACGCCGTCACCCTCGAGATCCTGTCGGCGGAGGGCGACTCCGTGACGCTCGGCCGCGCCGGCCGGGCCATCGTCGTGCTGCGGCACGAACCGGCGCTGCGGCACGCGGCCCCGCGCTCGGCCGGCCTTTTCCATACGGCGATCCTGTTCGAGACGCAGGAGGCCCTCGCCGCCGCGCTGTACTCCGTCGCGACCCACGCGCCGGGGACCTTCACGGGCAGCGCCGACCACCTCGTGAGCCAGGCCTTCTACTTCACCGATCCCGAGGGCAACGGCGTCGAGCTCTATTGGGACCGCGCCCGCACCGAGTGGTCGTGGACGCACGGGCAGGTCGAGATGGCGACGCTGTACCTCGATCCCAACGCCTACCTCCAGGAGCACCTGACCGAACAGGCGCTGAGCGGCTCGACGGCGCGGGACGCGGCATCCGTCGGTCACGTGCATCTCTCGGTGGGGGATGTCGCGACAGCCCGCGCCTTCTACGTCGACGCCCTCGGCTTCGACACGACGGCGTCGCTGGGGAGCACGGCCCTGTTCGTCAGCGCCGGCGGCTATCACCACCACATGGCGATGAACGTGTGGAACTCGCGCGGAGCAGGACCGCGGATGCCGGCGCTCGGCCTCGGCCGCGTCGACCTGGCGCTGCCGGACGCCGACTCGCTCGGCGCGCTCGAGGAGCGCCTGCGGCACCACGGCTTCGCCGTGCGCGACGACGGCCGGACCCTGGCGTTCGACGACCCGTGGGACAACGCGATCCTCGCGACGGCGGGCTGA
- a CDS encoding solute carrier family 23 protein yields the protein MPVWSLHGNGRTVEPGRVVKPDERLNWGATVAIGVQHVIAMFGATFLVPVLTGFPVSTTLLFSGVGTLLFLLITRNRLPSYLGSSFAFIAPVTAATASQGMGSALAGIVAVGILLAAIGFIVQFAGIGWIDKLMPPVVAGAIVALIGFNLAPVAWTNFQQQPLIGTITLVAVVLFSVLFRGFLGRISIVLGVVVGYIVAAIAGQIDYSAVEKAAWVGLPEFHVADFASPGTWSVIAMFLPVVLVLIAENVGHVRGVATMTDASVNKYTGRALIADGAATTLAGLFGGSGTTTYGENIGVMAATRVYSTAAYWVAGAVAILLSLSPKIGALFNSVPPGVLGGVTTALYGLIGIIGIKIWVDNRVDFSRPVNQYTAAVALVIAIAGFTMQWGDFQLGAIVLGAAAALLIYHLGNAIARWRKTGADDGGPIPAVGPIGGDPQGIEVR from the coding sequence ATGCCCGTCTGGTCACTGCACGGAAACGGCCGCACCGTCGAACCCGGCAGGGTGGTGAAGCCCGACGAGCGACTCAACTGGGGCGCCACCGTCGCCATCGGCGTGCAGCACGTCATCGCGATGTTCGGCGCCACGTTCCTGGTGCCTGTCCTCACCGGATTCCCGGTGTCGACGACGCTGCTCTTCTCGGGCGTCGGCACGCTCCTCTTCCTCCTCATCACGCGCAACCGGCTCCCCAGCTACCTGGGCTCGTCGTTCGCCTTCATCGCTCCCGTCACGGCGGCGACGGCGTCGCAGGGCATGGGGTCGGCGCTCGCGGGGATCGTCGCGGTGGGCATCCTGCTCGCGGCGATCGGGTTCATCGTGCAGTTCGCCGGCATCGGCTGGATCGACAAGCTCATGCCGCCGGTCGTCGCCGGCGCGATCGTGGCGCTCATCGGATTCAACCTGGCGCCCGTCGCGTGGACGAACTTCCAGCAGCAGCCGCTCATCGGCACGATCACGCTGGTCGCGGTCGTGCTCTTCAGCGTGCTGTTCCGGGGCTTCCTCGGCCGCATCTCGATCGTGCTCGGCGTCGTCGTCGGCTACATCGTCGCCGCGATCGCGGGGCAGATCGACTACAGCGCCGTCGAGAAGGCGGCATGGGTGGGTCTTCCCGAGTTCCACGTCGCCGACTTCGCCTCGCCCGGCACGTGGTCGGTCATCGCGATGTTCCTCCCCGTCGTGCTCGTGCTGATCGCCGAGAACGTCGGTCACGTGCGCGGCGTCGCGACGATGACGGATGCCTCGGTCAACAAGTACACCGGCCGCGCGCTCATCGCCGACGGCGCGGCCACGACCCTCGCGGGTCTCTTCGGCGGCTCGGGCACGACGACGTACGGCGAGAACATCGGCGTCATGGCCGCGACGCGCGTCTACTCGACCGCGGCGTACTGGGTCGCCGGCGCCGTCGCGATCCTCCTGAGCCTCTCGCCCAAGATCGGCGCGCTCTTCAACTCGGTGCCCCCGGGCGTGCTGGGCGGGGTGACGACGGCCCTCTACGGCCTCATCGGCATCATCGGCATCAAGATCTGGGTCGACAACCGCGTCGACTTCTCGCGTCCCGTGAACCAGTACACGGCCGCCGTCGCGCTCGTCATCGCGATCGCCGGGTTCACGATGCAGTGGGGCGACTTCCAGCTCGGCGCCATCGTCCTCGGCGCCGCTGCGGCGCTCCTCATCTACCATCTCGGCAACGCGATCGCGCGCTGGCGCAAGACCGGCGCCGACGACGGCGGCCCCATTCCGGCGGTCGGCCCCATCGGCGGCGACCCGCAGGGCATCGAGGTGCGCTGA
- a CDS encoding sugar ABC transporter permease yields the protein MGFGQRLSRWDLKLSPYLYISPFFLLFFVVGLFPIAYTAVISFMDWDLVRNSGEFIGLDQYVWVLSNPKFWIALRNTFSIFLLSSIPQLIAAIFIAAMLDQNIRAKTFWRMGVLIPYVMAPVAVALIFNAMFADQYGLVNNVLHALGLPGVPWHSNAFASHIAIATMVNFRWTGYNTLILLAAMQAIPRDYYEAATVDGAGKARQFFSITVPSLRPTLIFVIITATIGGLQIFDEPRMYDQYGTGGANSQWLTITLWLYNIGWGEWNFGRAAALAWILFLIILVIGIVNLLVTRSVVRDEGTRNPLSRSDRRAAARRARERVAAQSRATDAAASVPAPTGPSASSKEDAR from the coding sequence ATCGGCTTCGGGCAGCGCCTGAGCCGCTGGGACCTCAAGCTCTCGCCGTACCTCTACATCTCGCCGTTCTTCCTGCTGTTCTTCGTGGTCGGGCTCTTCCCGATCGCGTACACCGCCGTGATCTCGTTCATGGACTGGGATCTCGTGCGCAACAGCGGCGAGTTCATCGGCCTCGACCAGTACGTCTGGGTTCTCTCCAACCCCAAGTTCTGGATCGCCCTGCGCAACACCTTCAGCATCTTCCTGCTGTCGAGCATCCCCCAGCTGATCGCCGCGATTTTCATCGCCGCGATGCTCGACCAGAACATCCGTGCCAAGACCTTCTGGCGCATGGGGGTCCTCATCCCCTACGTCATGGCCCCCGTCGCGGTCGCGCTCATCTTCAACGCGATGTTCGCCGACCAGTACGGCCTCGTGAACAACGTCCTGCACGCCCTCGGGCTGCCCGGTGTGCCGTGGCACTCGAACGCCTTCGCGAGCCACATCGCGATCGCGACCATGGTCAACTTCCGCTGGACGGGCTACAACACCCTCATCCTCCTCGCCGCGATGCAGGCCATCCCGCGGGACTACTACGAGGCGGCGACGGTCGACGGCGCGGGCAAGGCCCGCCAGTTCTTCTCGATCACCGTTCCGAGCCTGCGTCCGACGCTCATCTTCGTCATCATCACGGCCACGATCGGCGGCCTGCAGATCTTCGACGAGCCGCGCATGTACGACCAGTACGGCACCGGCGGCGCCAACTCGCAGTGGCTCACGATCACGCTCTGGCTCTACAACATCGGCTGGGGCGAGTGGAACTTCGGCCGCGCAGCGGCCCTCGCGTGGATCCTCTTCCTCATCATCCTCGTGATCGGCATCGTGAACCTCCTCGTGACCCGCAGCGTCGTGCGCGACGAGGGCACCCGAAACCCGCTGTCACGGAGCGATCGACGAGCGGCCGCCCGAAGGGCGCGCGAGCGCGTCGCGGCTCAGTCACGGGCGACGGATGCCGCGGCATCCGTCCCCGCTCCCACCGGCCCCTCGGCATCCAGCAAGGAGGACGCGCGATGA
- a CDS encoding LacI family DNA-binding transcriptional regulator gives MSTDTSRLAVTIEEVAAAAGVSRSTVSRVVNGSTAVSPTALEAVQRAIADLNYVPNRAARSLASRQTQAIGLIVPEDTTRFFGDPFFASIVSGINARLNRSDYVLNLFIASDDPGDKTTSYVRSGAVDGAIIVSHHTSDTFIDRIAAAVPVVYGGRPVRERERDYYVDVDNVRGGRDATAHLIERGRRRIGTITGPLTMPAGVDRLQGFREALAAAGLEAGPVEDGGFTADGGADAMRRILDRGDAPDALFVASDLMARGALSVIAAAGLRVPDDIAIIGFDDSPVATSVSPQLTTMRQPSFDQGEHMASILLDLLAGKDPRHVTILDTELVVRDSV, from the coding sequence ATGAGCACCGACACGTCACGTCTCGCCGTGACGATCGAAGAGGTCGCCGCCGCGGCGGGGGTCTCCCGATCGACAGTCTCGCGGGTCGTCAACGGCTCCACGGCCGTGAGTCCGACGGCCCTCGAAGCCGTGCAGCGAGCGATCGCCGACCTCAACTACGTGCCGAACCGCGCAGCCCGCTCGCTCGCGAGCCGCCAGACGCAGGCCATCGGGCTGATCGTGCCCGAAGACACGACGCGCTTCTTCGGCGACCCGTTCTTCGCCTCGATCGTCTCGGGCATCAACGCGCGGCTCAATCGCTCCGACTACGTCCTCAACCTCTTCATCGCCAGCGACGACCCCGGCGACAAGACGACGAGCTATGTCCGCAGCGGGGCCGTGGACGGGGCGATCATCGTCTCGCACCACACCAGCGACACGTTCATCGATCGCATAGCCGCCGCGGTGCCGGTCGTCTACGGCGGCCGCCCCGTGCGGGAGCGCGAGCGCGACTACTACGTCGACGTCGACAACGTGCGCGGGGGACGGGATGCCACGGCCCACCTGATCGAGCGCGGTCGTCGCCGGATCGGCACGATCACCGGGCCGCTGACGATGCCCGCGGGCGTCGACCGCCTGCAGGGCTTCCGTGAAGCGCTCGCCGCCGCGGGGCTCGAGGCCGGACCGGTCGAGGACGGCGGCTTCACCGCGGACGGCGGAGCCGACGCGATGCGCCGCATCCTCGACCGCGGCGATGCGCCCGACGCGCTGTTCGTCGCGAGCGACCTGATGGCGCGCGGCGCGCTGTCGGTCATCGCGGCGGCAGGGCTTCGGGTGCCCGACGACATCGCGATCATCGGCTTCGACGATTCGCCCGTCGCGACCTCGGTCTCCCCGCAGCTCACGACGATGCGTCAGCCTTCGTTCGACCAGGGCGAGCACATGGCGAGCATCCTCCTCGACCTGCTGGCCGGCAAGGACCCCCGGCACGTGACGATCCTCGACACGGAGCTCGTCGTCCGCGACTCGGTGTAG